One Salmo trutta chromosome 24, fSalTru1.1, whole genome shotgun sequence genomic region harbors:
- the LOC115160698 gene encoding cytohesin-interacting protein: MQSTMNLNRLLRQGSQDSYIMEGSLRKKGRLWYQHSLKEPHNKTSQNGGTTPGTLPRGWKQSSPVRSNSLVDYTDPQRTTIMLQKQDNETFGFEIQTYGMQLKKSMAVEMCTFVCKVQEDSSAESAGLTAGDVIVTINGVSIEGSSHQRIVDLIRESTNLLRMETVCGTAVKRIELEKKMSLLKQTLREKRVELQVLTLQEKCLMRGNLNDSSLHPSMDSLISPSGHSGHRGHRFSSDSSCQSGMTEDSDLNSVFGDLGSPSPCSVASPDDSCFFSRDFTEERPPRPPASLSRTRSGSLTSRSSSLSSPSPTWDASRASSSLFGTLPRKARRASVRKHILKFIPGFNHSVEEEDT, translated from the exons ATGCAATCCACCATGAACCTCAACAGGCTCCTGCGACAGGGCAGCCAGGACAGTTACATTATGGAGGGCTCTCTGAGGAAGAAGGGTCGTCTATGGTATCAGCACTCTCTGAAGGAACCCCATAACAAAACCAGTCAGAATGGGGGGACTACTCCCGGGACTCTGCCAAGAGGCTGGAAACAG tccagtccagtccgcTCAAACTCCTTAGTGGATTATACTGACCCTCAGAG GACTACCATTATGTTGCAAAAGCAAGACAATGAGACTTTTGGATTTGAAATTCAG ACGTATGGCATGCAGCTGAAGAAAAGCATGGCGGTGGAGATGTGCACGTTTGTGTGCAAGGTGCAGGAGGACAGCTCAGCTGAGAGTGCAGGTCTGACCGCCG GTGATGTTATCGTCACCATCAATGGGGTCAGCATTGAGGGGTCAAGCCATCAGCGCATCGTTGACCTGATTCGAGAATCCACCAACCTATTACG GATGGAGACGGTGTGTGGGACGGCGGTGAAGAGGATTGAACTGGAGAAGAAGATGAGCTTGCTCAAG CAAACCCTGAGAGAGAAAAGAGTGGAGTTGCAAGTCCTCACATTACAGGAAAAATGTCTTATGCGAG GTAACCTGAATGACAGTTCTCTACACCCCTCTATGGACTCCCTGATATCTCCGTCAGGACACAGTGGCCACCGCGGCCACCGCTTCTCCAGTGACAGTAGCTGCCAGAGTGGGATGACGGAGGACAGTGACCTGAACAGTGTGTTTGGCGACCTGGGCTCCCCGAGCCCATGCAGTGTGGCCAGTCCAGACGATAGCTGCTTCTTCTCCAGAGACTTCACCGAGGAGAGGCCCCCCAGgcccccagccagcctcagtcgtACCCGCAGCGGTAGCCTAACCAGCCGCAGcagttccctctcctccccctcccccacatgGGATGCCTCCAGAGCCTCGTCGTCCCTGTTTGGGACTCTCCCCAGGAAGGCCAGGAGAGCCAGCGTCCGCAAACACATCCTGAAGTTCATCCCTGGATTCAACCACtcagtggaggaggaggacaccTGA